Proteins encoded in a region of the Paucibacter sediminis genome:
- the odhB gene encoding 2-oxoglutarate dehydrogenase complex dihydrolipoyllysine-residue succinyltransferase: MAIVEVKVPQLSESVAEGTLLNWKKKPGEAVAIDEILVEIETDKVVLEVPAPSAGVMAEIVKADGSSVVSEEVIARIDSEGKAGAVAAPAAVPAAAAAAPVAATAASKGDVAMPAAAKILAEKGLAATDVAGSGKDGRVTKGDALAASAKPAAVAAPVAVAAAPAVAKPLPSVAAPIAQNLGDRPEQRVPMTRLRARVAERLLQSQSTNAILTTFNEVNMAPVMEMRKKFQEKFEKEHGVKLGFMSFFVKAAVAALKKYPVLNASVDGNDIVYHGYFDIGIAVGSPRGLVVPIIRNADQLSFADIEKKIAEFGQKAKEGKISLDDLTGGTFSISNGGTFGSMLSTPIINPPQSAILGVHATKDRAVVENGQVVVRPINYLAMSYDHRIIDGREAVLGLVTMKEALEDPARLLFDI; this comes from the coding sequence ATGGCAATCGTAGAAGTCAAAGTCCCCCAGCTGTCCGAATCCGTGGCCGAAGGCACGCTGCTGAACTGGAAGAAAAAGCCCGGCGAGGCCGTCGCCATCGACGAAATCTTGGTTGAAATCGAAACCGATAAGGTGGTGCTGGAAGTGCCCGCACCCTCGGCCGGCGTGATGGCCGAGATCGTCAAGGCCGACGGCTCCAGCGTCGTCAGCGAGGAAGTCATTGCCCGGATCGACAGCGAAGGCAAGGCCGGCGCCGTGGCCGCACCCGCTGCCGTGCCGGCTGCTGCTGCAGCCGCTCCCGTGGCCGCTACGGCTGCCTCCAAGGGTGACGTGGCCATGCCCGCCGCCGCCAAGATCCTGGCCGAGAAGGGCCTGGCAGCCACCGACGTCGCCGGCTCCGGCAAGGATGGCCGCGTGACCAAGGGCGATGCCCTGGCCGCGTCGGCCAAGCCGGCCGCAGTGGCTGCTCCGGTGGCCGTGGCCGCCGCGCCCGCCGTCGCCAAGCCGCTGCCTTCGGTCGCTGCACCGATCGCACAGAACCTGGGCGACCGCCCCGAACAGCGCGTGCCGATGACGCGTCTGCGTGCCCGCGTGGCCGAGCGTCTGCTGCAGTCGCAATCCACCAACGCCATCCTCACCACGTTCAACGAAGTGAACATGGCGCCGGTGATGGAGATGCGCAAGAAGTTCCAGGAGAAGTTCGAGAAGGAGCATGGCGTCAAGCTCGGCTTCATGAGCTTCTTCGTCAAGGCCGCGGTGGCCGCGCTGAAGAAGTACCCGGTGCTGAACGCCTCGGTGGACGGCAATGACATCGTCTACCACGGCTACTTCGACATCGGCATCGCCGTCGGCTCGCCGCGCGGCCTGGTGGTGCCCATCATCCGCAATGCCGACCAGCTCAGCTTTGCCGACATCGAGAAGAAGATTGCCGAGTTCGGCCAGAAGGCCAAGGAAGGCAAGATCTCGCTCGACGACCTGACCGGCGGCACCTTCTCGATCTCCAACGGCGGCACCTTCGGTTCCATGCTGTCGACTCCCATCATCAACCCGCCTCAGTCGGCCATCCTGGGCGTGCACGCGACCAAGGACCGCGCCGTGGTCGAGAACGGCCAAGTGGTGGTGCGCCCGATCAACTATCTGGCCATGTCCTATGACCACCGCATCATTGACGGCCGCGAAGCCGTGCTGGGTCTGGTGACCATGAAGGAAGCGCTGGAAGATCCGGCCCGTCTGCTGTTCGACATCTAA
- a CDS encoding RluA family pseudouridine synthase, which translates to MDAVEADVEVETRVAQVDEGWHLQRLDKFLVQLAPEFSRNHLQGLIERACVSVNGVQAASAAQKLRAGQQVRVSLQPTEESKAFRAEPMDLQVVFEDEHVLVLNKPAGVVVHPAAGNWSGTIMNGLLAHHAPAAALPRAGIVHRLDKDTSGLMVVGKTLAAVTALSRMIAAREVHREYLALAAGRVPGSLVIEAPLARDPVSRVKMAVVASGKPSRTDVFCLGWSEGISALHCVLHSGRTHQIRVHLASRGFPLVADALYGGAPALGMKRQALHAARLSFAHPIGGEALRFDAQLPQDLASAWALAGLPAPEF; encoded by the coding sequence ATGGATGCGGTTGAGGCCGACGTCGAGGTGGAGACGCGCGTCGCGCAGGTGGATGAGGGCTGGCACTTGCAGCGCCTCGACAAATTCCTCGTGCAGCTGGCGCCGGAGTTCTCGCGCAACCATCTGCAGGGCCTGATCGAGCGCGCCTGCGTCAGCGTGAATGGCGTGCAGGCCGCCTCGGCCGCGCAGAAGCTGCGCGCCGGCCAGCAGGTGCGGGTGAGCCTGCAGCCCACCGAGGAAAGCAAGGCCTTCCGTGCCGAGCCCATGGACCTGCAGGTGGTGTTCGAGGACGAGCATGTGCTGGTGCTCAACAAGCCCGCGGGCGTGGTGGTGCACCCGGCCGCCGGCAATTGGTCGGGCACCATCATGAACGGGCTGCTGGCGCATCACGCCCCGGCCGCGGCGCTGCCGCGTGCCGGCATCGTGCATCGCCTGGACAAGGACACCTCGGGCCTGATGGTGGTGGGCAAGACGCTGGCGGCGGTGACGGCGCTGTCGCGCATGATTGCGGCGCGCGAGGTGCATCGGGAGTACCTGGCGCTGGCCGCGGGGCGGGTGCCCGGAAGCCTGGTGATCGAGGCGCCGCTGGCGCGCGACCCGGTCTCGCGCGTGAAGATGGCCGTGGTGGCCAGCGGCAAGCCCTCGCGCACCGACGTGTTCTGCCTGGGTTGGTCCGAGGGCATCTCGGCCCTGCATTGCGTCCTGCACAGCGGGCGCACCCACCAGATCCGCGTGCATCTGGCCTCGCGGGGCTTTCCGCTGGTGGCCGACGCACTCTACGGCGGCGCGCCCGCCTTGGGCATGAAGCGCCAGGCCCTGCATGCGGCACGGCTGAGCTTTGCCCATCCGATCGGTGGCGAGGCCCTGCGCTTTGATGCGCAATTGCCACAGGATTTGGCATCTGCCTGGGCTCTTGCTGGCTTGCCCGCACCGGAGTTCTGA
- the zapE gene encoding cell division protein ZapE, with the protein MTSVTELYKQTLSERGYSADPAQLRAVAALQRCQDEWADYKARRGNAVTKLLVRPPLPRGVYMYGGVGRGKSFLMDCFFQAVPLTRKTRLHFHEFMREVHRELQDLKGIADPLEELGKRIAKRFRLICFDEFHVADVTDAMILHRLLDSMFKHRVSIVTTSNFHPDGLYPNGLHRDRILPAIALLKEKLEVINVDNGTDYRRRSLELVELYHCPLDESADAALNRAFESLAEARDEDPLLHIEHRELRAVRRAGGVVWFDFRTLCGGPRSQNDYLELATQFHTVILANVPEMPPRLASEARRFTWLVDVLYDRRCKLIISAAVPPEQLYTEGPLAHEFPRTISRLQEMQSQEYLSLERREVDTSLT; encoded by the coding sequence ATGACCTCGGTCACCGAGCTTTACAAGCAGACTCTGAGCGAGCGCGGCTACAGCGCCGACCCGGCGCAGTTGCGCGCGGTGGCGGCGCTGCAGCGTTGCCAGGACGAATGGGCCGACTACAAGGCGCGCCGCGGCAATGCCGTCACCAAGTTGCTGGTGCGGCCGCCGCTGCCGCGCGGCGTCTATATGTACGGCGGGGTGGGGCGGGGCAAGAGCTTCTTGATGGATTGCTTCTTCCAGGCCGTGCCGCTGACGCGCAAGACCCGCCTGCACTTCCACGAGTTCATGCGCGAGGTGCACCGCGAACTGCAGGATCTGAAGGGCATCGCCGATCCGCTGGAGGAGCTGGGCAAGCGCATCGCCAAGCGCTTCCGCCTGATCTGCTTCGACGAGTTCCACGTGGCCGACGTCACCGACGCGATGATTCTGCACCGCCTGCTGGACTCGATGTTCAAGCACCGCGTCTCCATCGTCACCACCTCCAATTTCCACCCCGACGGCCTCTATCCCAACGGCCTGCACCGCGACCGCATCCTGCCCGCGATCGCGCTGCTGAAGGAGAAGCTGGAGGTCATCAATGTCGACAACGGCACCGACTACCGCCGGCGCTCGCTGGAGCTTGTGGAGCTTTACCACTGCCCGCTCGACGAGTCGGCCGACGCGGCGCTGAACCGCGCCTTCGAATCGCTGGCCGAGGCGCGCGACGAGGATCCGCTGCTGCACATCGAGCACCGCGAGTTGCGCGCGGTGCGGCGCGCCGGCGGCGTGGTGTGGTTCGACTTCCGCACGCTGTGCGGCGGACCGCGCTCGCAGAACGACTACCTGGAGCTGGCGACGCAGTTCCACACCGTGATCCTGGCCAATGTGCCCGAGATGCCACCGCGCCTGGCCAGCGAGGCGCGGCGCTTCACCTGGCTGGTGGACGTGCTCTACGACCGCCGCTGCAAGCTCATCATCTCGGCCGCCGTGCCGCCGGAGCAGCTCTATACCGAGGGTCCGCTGGCGCATGAGTTCCCGCGCACCATCTCGCGCCTGCAGGAAATGCAGTCGCAGGAATACCTCTCGCTGGAGCGGCGCGAGGTGGATACTTCGCTGACATGA
- the lpdA gene encoding dihydrolipoyl dehydrogenase has translation MSTKQFDVVVIGGGPGGYIAAIRAAQLGFNAACIDEWKNDKGGPAPGGTCTNVGCIPSKALLQSSEHFEHANHHFADHGIAADNVRIDIAKMIGRKDTVVKQNNDGILYLFKKNKVTFFHGRGSFVAAKDGLYEVKAGEEVILAKHVILATGSNARQLPGAPFDEENILSNDGALRIPAVPKKLGVIGSGVIGLEMGSVWRRLGAEVTVLEGLPTFLGAVDESVAKEAAKLFKKQGLKIELGVKITEVKTAKDGVTVAYTDAKGAEQSLAVDKLIVSIGRVPNTIGLNPEAVGLKLDERGAIVVDDECKTNLPNVWAVGDVVRGPMLAHKAEEEGVAVAERIAGQHGHVNFNTIPWVIYTSPEIAWVGRTEQQLKADGVAYKAGQFPFLANGRARALGDTQGFVKFLADAKTDEILGVHIIGPFASELISEAVVAMEFKASAEDIARICHAHPSLSEATKEAALAIDKRTLNF, from the coding sequence ATGAGCACCAAGCAATTCGACGTCGTCGTCATCGGCGGCGGCCCCGGCGGCTACATCGCCGCCATCCGCGCCGCCCAGCTGGGCTTCAATGCGGCCTGCATCGACGAGTGGAAGAACGACAAGGGCGGTCCGGCACCCGGCGGCACCTGCACCAATGTCGGCTGCATCCCCTCCAAGGCGCTGCTGCAGTCCAGCGAGCATTTCGAGCACGCCAACCACCACTTTGCCGACCACGGCATCGCGGCGGACAACGTGCGCATCGACATCGCCAAGATGATCGGCCGCAAGGACACCGTCGTGAAGCAGAACAACGACGGCATCCTCTACCTGTTCAAGAAGAACAAGGTCACGTTCTTCCACGGCCGTGGCTCCTTCGTGGCGGCCAAGGATGGCCTCTATGAGGTCAAGGCCGGCGAGGAAGTGATTCTTGCCAAGCATGTGATCCTGGCTACCGGCTCGAATGCGCGTCAATTGCCGGGCGCTCCGTTCGACGAGGAGAACATCCTCTCCAACGATGGCGCGCTGCGCATCCCGGCCGTGCCCAAGAAGCTAGGCGTGATCGGCTCCGGCGTGATCGGCCTTGAAATGGGTTCGGTGTGGCGCCGCCTGGGCGCGGAAGTCACCGTGCTGGAAGGTCTGCCGACCTTCCTCGGCGCGGTCGACGAGTCCGTGGCCAAGGAGGCCGCCAAGCTGTTCAAGAAGCAGGGCCTGAAGATCGAGCTGGGCGTGAAGATCACCGAGGTCAAGACGGCCAAGGACGGTGTGACGGTGGCCTACACCGACGCCAAGGGCGCCGAGCAGAGCCTGGCAGTGGACAAGCTGATCGTCTCGATCGGCCGCGTGCCCAACACCATCGGTCTGAACCCCGAGGCCGTGGGCCTGAAGCTGGACGAGCGCGGCGCCATCGTGGTGGACGACGAGTGCAAGACCAACCTGCCGAATGTCTGGGCGGTCGGCGACGTGGTGCGTGGCCCGATGCTGGCGCACAAGGCCGAGGAAGAAGGCGTGGCGGTGGCCGAGCGCATCGCCGGCCAGCATGGCCACGTCAACTTCAACACCATCCCCTGGGTCATCTACACCAGCCCCGAGATCGCCTGGGTGGGCCGCACCGAGCAGCAGCTGAAGGCGGACGGCGTGGCCTACAAGGCCGGCCAGTTCCCCTTCCTGGCCAACGGCCGTGCGCGCGCGCTGGGCGATACGCAAGGCTTCGTCAAGTTCCTGGCTGATGCCAAGACCGACGAGATCCTGGGCGTGCACATCATCGGCCCCTTCGCCTCCGAGCTGATCTCGGAAGCTGTGGTGGCGATGGAGTTCAAGGCCTCGGCCGAGGACATCGCGCGCATCTGCCATGCGCACCCGAGCCTGAGCGAGGCGACTAAGGAAGCGGCACTCGCGATCGACAAGCGCACGCTCAACTTCTGA
- a CDS encoding outer membrane protein assembly factor BamD, with amino-acid sequence MIENWVKKRHATPVSAGPKGRRSAALLAAVLALGLAACSSSPKDDPNSQASLDKLYAEAKEDIAGGSYERAIKSLERIEGRAAGTLMAQQAQLDLAWAYYKSGERAQAVSTLDRFIKLNPSSPAMDYALYMKGVVNFNEDLGLFGRIARQDVTERDQQASRDALQAFRQVVDQFPESRYAEDARVRVDFITNSLADYEVHVARYYFKRGAYVAAANRAQQAMQEFQYAPAVEEALYILTQSYDRLGLAPLRDDAARVLKANFPNSAYLAGGLEARAKNKAWWQFW; translated from the coding sequence ATGATCGAAAACTGGGTGAAGAAGCGTCACGCGACGCCGGTGTCTGCTGGCCCCAAGGGACGCCGAAGCGCTGCTCTGCTGGCCGCCGTGCTGGCCCTTGGCCTGGCGGCCTGCTCCTCGTCTCCCAAGGACGATCCCAATTCCCAGGCCAGCCTGGACAAATTGTACGCAGAGGCCAAGGAAGATATTGCCGGCGGCAGCTACGAGCGCGCCATCAAGTCGCTGGAGCGCATCGAAGGCCGTGCCGCTGGCACCCTGATGGCACAGCAGGCCCAGCTCGATCTGGCCTGGGCCTACTACAAGAGCGGCGAGCGCGCCCAGGCCGTCAGCACGCTGGATCGCTTCATCAAGCTCAACCCCTCCAGCCCAGCGATGGACTACGCGCTCTACATGAAGGGCGTGGTCAACTTCAACGAAGACCTGGGCCTGTTCGGCCGCATCGCGCGCCAGGACGTCACCGAGCGCGACCAGCAGGCCTCGCGCGACGCCCTGCAGGCCTTCCGCCAGGTGGTGGACCAATTCCCGGAGTCCCGGTACGCCGAGGATGCGCGGGTGCGCGTGGACTTCATCACCAACAGCCTGGCCGACTACGAAGTGCATGTGGCGCGCTACTACTTCAAGCGCGGCGCCTATGTGGCGGCGGCCAACCGTGCCCAGCAGGCGATGCAGGAATTCCAGTACGCCCCGGCGGTGGAGGAAGCGCTCTACATCCTGACGCAGAGCTACGACAGGCTGGGCCTGGCGCCGCTGCGCGACGATGCCGCGCGCGTGCTCAAGGCCAACTTCCCCAACAGCGCCTATCTGGCGGGCGGCCTGGAGGCGCGCGCCAAGAACAAGGCGTGGTGGCAGTTCTGGTAA
- a CDS encoding ATP-dependent DNA helicase — protein MAQAVARAVARRETLVVEAGTGVGKTFAYLVPALLSGGRALISTATKSLQDQLFLRDLPRLCDALGVPVRMALLKGRGSYLCLHRMNHARVSAELPDRRAVLALARIERWAQQTRSGDFAELDGLDERSPVIPIVSSTRDNCLGSECPEFRACFVVKARREAMEADVVVVNHHLFFADMTLRDTGVAELLPSVDIAIFDEAHQLAEAGVQFLGTNLGTSQLIDFARDLLGLGLAQARGLQDWQALQATLERAARELRLACAGPMREVRGLLKLRWQDRAGRPGFASALAELACAADEVLEALASVVELSPDFKRLQERAQQFGELARLFSAEPAPGEVRWIDLSTHQARLVESPLDIRAAMQEQLQAAPKAWVFTSATLGDDERLSWFTEPAGLDDATVLRVGSPFNYPEHARLYIPRRFPKPSEPDHAQEVAALAARCARALGGRCFVLTTTLRALQTIGDALRQSFEEGGDGIAVLVQGAAPKRLLLQQFQADPRAVLVGSASFWEGIDVPGDDLQCVLIDKLPFPPPSDPLVEARVQRLEQAGRNAFAEYFIAEAAIALKQGGGRLIRTESDRGLLVVCDPRMAGMNYGRRLRAALPPMGQLAEEAEAMAWLRQLAEQRDEA, from the coding sequence ATGGCGCAGGCGGTGGCGCGCGCCGTGGCGCGCCGCGAAACCCTGGTGGTGGAGGCGGGCACGGGCGTGGGCAAGACCTTTGCCTATCTGGTGCCGGCCCTGCTCTCGGGTGGCCGGGCCCTCATCAGCACCGCCACCAAGAGCCTGCAGGATCAGCTCTTTCTGCGCGACCTGCCGCGCCTGTGCGACGCCCTGGGCGTGCCGGTGCGCATGGCCTTGCTGAAGGGGCGAGGCAGCTATCTGTGCCTGCACCGCATGAACCATGCGCGCGTCAGCGCCGAGCTGCCCGATCGCCGTGCCGTGCTGGCGCTGGCGCGCATCGAGCGCTGGGCGCAGCAGACGCGCAGCGGCGACTTTGCCGAGCTGGACGGGCTGGACGAGCGCTCGCCGGTGATCCCCATCGTCAGCTCCACGCGCGACAACTGCCTGGGCAGCGAGTGCCCGGAGTTCCGTGCCTGCTTTGTCGTGAAGGCGCGGCGCGAGGCCATGGAGGCCGACGTGGTGGTGGTGAACCACCATCTCTTCTTCGCCGACATGACGCTGCGTGATACCGGCGTCGCCGAGCTGCTGCCCAGCGTCGACATTGCGATCTTCGACGAGGCGCACCAGCTGGCCGAGGCCGGCGTGCAGTTTCTCGGCACCAATCTGGGCACCTCGCAGCTGATCGACTTTGCGCGCGATCTGCTGGGCCTGGGGCTGGCGCAGGCGCGTGGCCTGCAGGACTGGCAGGCCTTGCAGGCCACGCTGGAGCGCGCCGCGCGCGAGCTGCGCCTGGCCTGCGCCGGGCCGATGCGCGAGGTGCGCGGCCTGCTCAAGCTGCGTTGGCAGGACCGTGCCGGCCGGCCCGGCTTTGCCTCCGCCCTGGCTGAGCTGGCCTGCGCGGCGGACGAGGTGCTGGAGGCGCTGGCCAGCGTGGTGGAGCTGTCGCCCGACTTCAAGCGCTTGCAGGAGCGGGCCCAGCAGTTCGGCGAACTGGCGCGCCTGTTCTCGGCCGAGCCCGCGCCCGGCGAGGTGCGCTGGATCGATCTGAGCACGCACCAGGCGCGCCTGGTCGAGTCGCCGCTGGACATTCGCGCGGCCATGCAGGAGCAGTTGCAGGCGGCCCCCAAGGCCTGGGTCTTCACCTCGGCCACCCTGGGCGATGACGAGCGCTTGAGCTGGTTCACCGAGCCGGCGGGCCTGGACGACGCCACCGTGCTGCGCGTGGGCAGCCCCTTCAATTACCCCGAGCATGCGCGCCTCTACATCCCGCGCCGCTTTCCCAAGCCCTCGGAGCCCGATCATGCGCAGGAGGTTGCTGCGCTGGCGGCGCGCTGCGCGCGTGCGCTGGGCGGGCGCTGCTTCGTGCTCACCACCACCTTGCGCGCACTGCAGACGATTGGCGATGCCTTGCGCCAGAGCTTCGAGGAGGGCGGCGACGGCATCGCCGTGCTGGTGCAGGGGGCGGCGCCCAAGCGCCTGCTGCTGCAGCAGTTCCAGGCCGACCCGCGCGCCGTGCTGGTGGGCTCGGCGAGTTTCTGGGAGGGCATCGACGTGCCGGGCGACGATCTGCAATGCGTGCTGATCGACAAGCTGCCCTTTCCCCCGCCTAGCGATCCGCTGGTGGAGGCGCGCGTGCAGCGCCTGGAGCAGGCGGGCCGCAATGCCTTTGCCGAGTACTTCATCGCCGAAGCGGCGATCGCGCTCAAGCAGGGCGGCGGACGCCTGATACGCACCGAGAGCGATCGCGGCCTGCTGGTGGTCTGCGACCCGCGCATGGCGGGCATGAACTACGGCCGGCGCCTGCGCGCGGCCTTGCCGCCGATGGGCCAGCTGGCCGAGGAGGCCGAGGCGATGGCCTGGTTGCGGCAGCTGGCCGAGCAGCGCGACGAAGCATAA
- a CDS encoding PP2C family protein-serine/threonine phosphatase — MSRTPPGFRLNAATGIHRGDRLYQQDQVEIISHGRSSGCLLAVLADGMGGKSGGRKAADQVVLTAEQLFERFVPEEEDAAELLRQIASEAHLMIKLTAISAEEEPHSTLAAYLICPDRRCYWLHTGDSRIYHFRGPNMLKRSMDQSYVQRLLDEGQITEAEAAVHPQSNLLTGCLGTVTDPVPTEDFIERLEVGDSLISCSDGLWHYFNPRELGTVLHSLPPREAAELLISKARQRARGGGDNLSLAIVRVEALG; from the coding sequence ATGAGCCGCACTCCCCCTGGCTTTCGCCTGAACGCTGCGACCGGCATCCACCGCGGTGACCGCCTCTATCAACAAGATCAGGTCGAGATCATCAGCCACGGCCGCAGCAGCGGCTGCCTGCTGGCCGTGCTTGCCGACGGCATGGGCGGCAAGAGCGGTGGCCGCAAGGCCGCCGACCAGGTGGTGCTGACGGCCGAGCAGCTGTTCGAGCGCTTTGTTCCCGAGGAAGAGGATGCCGCCGAGCTGCTGCGCCAGATCGCCTCGGAAGCGCATCTGATGATCAAGCTGACCGCCATCTCGGCCGAGGAAGAGCCGCACAGCACGCTGGCGGCCTACCTGATCTGCCCGGACCGGCGCTGCTACTGGCTGCACACCGGCGACTCGCGCATCTACCATTTCCGCGGCCCGAACATGCTCAAGCGCAGCATGGACCAGTCCTATGTGCAGCGCCTGCTGGACGAGGGGCAGATCACCGAGGCCGAGGCGGCCGTGCACCCGCAGTCCAATCTGCTGACCGGCTGCCTGGGCACCGTCACCGATCCCGTGCCCACCGAGGATTTCATCGAGCGCCTGGAAGTGGGCGACAGCCTGATCTCCTGCAGCGACGGCCTCTGGCACTACTTCAACCCGCGCGAGCTTGGCACCGTGCTGCACAGCCTGCCGCCGCGCGAAGCCGCCGAGCTGCTGATCAGCAAGGCCCGCCAGCGCGCGCGTGGCGGTGGCGACAACCTCTCGCTCGCCATCGTGCGGGTGGAAGCGCTGGGCTGA
- a CDS encoding YdcH family protein, protein MDEELHSLSRRLIELRIEHADLDGLIDAVAQTLPLDELQLRRLKKRRLALRDQITRLEIACDPDEPA, encoded by the coding sequence ATGGATGAAGAACTTCACTCTCTGTCGCGCCGCCTGATTGAATTGCGCATCGAGCACGCCGATCTGGATGGCCTGATCGACGCCGTGGCGCAGACCCTGCCGCTGGACGAGCTGCAATTGCGCCGCCTGAAAAAGCGCCGCCTGGCCTTGCGAGACCAGATCACCCGACTGGAGATCGCCTGCGATCCCGATGAGCCGGCATAG